The following proteins are co-located in the Triticum aestivum cultivar Chinese Spring chromosome 1A, IWGSC CS RefSeq v2.1, whole genome shotgun sequence genome:
- the LOC123090574 gene encoding uncharacterized protein At4g08330, chloroplastic, with product MEKPPIPSIISTVTYCCGACGYDLRLSSLARDTAGGAGARRRCVGAAEVVFDAIDDARFGHLEEFRWLDVRACLPFSRRTRLLCRKCGARLGYGYDDTAAADRPPRYHIKIRALQPAPDPSAAPSDR from the exons ATGGAGAAGCCGCCGATCCCGAGCATCATCTCCACCGTCACCTACTG CTGCGGGGCGTGCGGGTACGACCTGAGGCTGAGCTCGCTGGCGCGGGACACGGCGGGCGGCGCTGGCGCGAGGCGGCGGTGCGTGGGCGCGGCGGAGGTGGTGTTCGACGCCATCGACGACGCGCGCTTCGGCCACCTGGAGGAGTTCCGGTGGCTGGACGTGCGCGCCTGCCTCCCCTTCTCGCGCCGCACGCGCCTGCTCTGCCGCAAGTGCGGCGCCCGCCTCGGCTACGGCTACGacgacaccgccgccgccgaccgcccgccGCGCTACCACATCAAGATCCGGGCCCTCCAGCCCGCCCCCGACCCCTCCGCGGCGCCGTCCGATCGGTGA